Part of the Desulfovibrio sp. ZJ209 genome, GGGAAGCGTCAGTCGTTGCGCGCCGCGGGCTCTCCGGCCAGTTCCAGCACGAGCGCCAGGGCCTCCTCAAGGCTTTCGCCGCCCGTGAGGCGCAGGTGCGGGGCCAGCGGCAGCTCGGCCTTGACCTCGCCTCCGGCCATATGGCGCACATTGCCGGCGTAGAGGCCCTTGGGGTCGCGCCCGCGGCGCACAGCCTCCGGCACGTCCAGGAATATCTCCACATAGCCGGGCAGGTTGGCGCGGTTCCAGGCGTGGAGCTCGTGGAAGAGCGAGATGGTGGCCACGATGACAGTCGCCCCCTGTCGCGCCAGCAGGCCGGCCAGCCGCGCATAGCTCAGGGCCAGGCGCCGGCGGCTCTCCGCGTCGAAGCCCTGGCGGCTGGCGCCCAGGGCTTCGCGCAGTTCGTCGCCGTCCAGCAGGAGCGATCCCGGGAGCGCCTGCTGGAGCGCCCGGGCCAGGGTGGTCTTGCCGGCGCCGGAAAGGCCGGTAATCCAGAACACGCGGCCATTTTTCCGGGAAGTTTGCATTTCAGTCCTTGCGGCGCGCGATCCAGGCGCGCGTGGTGTAAGGAATGTGGAGGGTATCGGTGCCCAGCGAGCGCAGATGGGCGGCCAGCTTGTCCACGATGGGGCCGAACGCTTCGCCCGCCTGGCGCTGGAGCGTGGCGTGCGAGCGCCAGGCCTCGATGGCATCGTCGACGCTCTGCGTCCGCACGGTGGCGCCTTCCACCCTCACCAGGTCCTCAAAAAGCCCGGAGGCGGTGATGACCGCCGACTGGTCCTCGCGCCGGGTGCCGTAGCCATAGCCCGGGATGCTCTCACGGATGATGGCCTCGATGGCTTTTTGCACCGGGTCGTCGAGGTCCCTGTGGTTCCAGAGGCAGGCGAAATACCCGCCCGGCTTGAGCAGGCGGTGGCTTTCGCTAAGCGCGGCCTGCCGGTCGCAGACATTGAACGAGGAGCCGAAGGTCACGAAATCATAAACGCCGCCCGGGCGCCCCGTGGCCTCGCCGGTGCCCTTGCTCCAGTGGACGGCGGCGAGGCCGGCCGTGCGTTTCATGCCGTTGGCGCGCATGGCGTCATTGGGCTCCACCGCGTCCACCTCGCAGCCAAAGGCCGCCAGCGGCAGGGTGAGGTGGGCCACGCCGGCGCCGATGTCGCACACCCTGTCGCCCGGCTTGAGGCAGGCGATGCGGAACAGCGCCGTGAGCGCGGCAGGGGAATAATCGGGGCGTTTCAGGTACGCATCCGCCAGTGCCGTGTAATCCCATTCAACCGTCATGGCTTCTCCCGTGTTCCGGCGCCTCCGCCGAAACAGGGAGAACGCCGCTAGTGTTGCGGTTTTCTTGCGATCCAGGCGCGGGTCAGGTATTCGGCCCTGATGACAGGCACATTTGCCGTCCGCTCCCGGATGTGGTCAATAAATTGCCCGAAGCGTTCCTCGCCCGCCTGCACGCGCACGTCATTGACGGATTCCCACAGGCCGATATAGCG contains:
- a CDS encoding adenylyl-sulfate kinase, with product MQTSRKNGRVFWITGLSGAGKTTLARALQQALPGSLLLDGDELREALGASRQGFDAESRRRLALSYARLAGLLARQGATVIVATISLFHELHAWNRANLPGYVEIFLDVPEAVRRGRDPKGLYAGNVRHMAGGEVKAELPLAPHLRLTGGESLEEALALVLELAGEPAARND
- a CDS encoding class I SAM-dependent methyltransferase, with the translated sequence MTVEWDYTALADAYLKRPDYSPAALTALFRIACLKPGDRVCDIGAGVAHLTLPLAAFGCEVDAVEPNDAMRANGMKRTAGLAAVHWSKGTGEATGRPGGVYDFVTFGSSFNVCDRQAALSESHRLLKPGGYFACLWNHRDLDDPVQKAIEAIIRESIPGYGYGTRREDQSAVITASGLFEDLVRVEGATVRTQSVDDAIEAWRSHATLQRQAGEAFGPIVDKLAAHLRSLGTDTLHIPYTTRAWIARRKD